Proteins from a genomic interval of Spea bombifrons isolate aSpeBom1 chromosome 4, aSpeBom1.2.pri, whole genome shotgun sequence:
- the LOC128492526 gene encoding proprotein convertase subtilisin/kexin type 5-like, translating to MRCIQCCDAQIDQDDCCFCDSNSVLCVKHLQVEAEQVALKNLKQSLISSHKVYHPAVAPTLVLLLLFFIIVVLSIWQAKSKKMLCWKQSYEKLGGISQAVSFYDKGENKIVLKKGSDTEDDSFDECDIVYSTCDGTIYRKLSFKHSTADKEGVHDQLYLAKL from the exons ATGAGGTGCATTCAGTGCTGTGACGCACAGATTGACCAGGATGACTGCTGTTTTTGTGACTCAAACTCTG TCTTGTGTGTAAAGCACCTGCAGGTGGAAGCAGAACAAGTAGCTTTGAAGAACCTGAAGCAAAGTCTCATATCTTCTCACAAGGTCTATCATCCTGCTGTGGCTCCTACTTTGGTTCTCCTGTTGCTATTCTTCATTATCGTAGTACTTAGTATATGGCAAGCCAAATCCAAGAAAATGTTATGCTGGAAACAAAGTTATGAAAAGCTAGGTGGTATTTCTCAAGCTGTCTCCTTCTACGACAAAGGCGAAAATAAAATTGTCCTGAAGAAAGGTTCTGATACTGAAGATGACAGCTTTGATGAGTGTGACATAGTATATAGCACCTGTGATGGGACTATTTATAGAAAATTAAGCTTTAAACATAGTACAGCTGACAAGGAAGGGGTGCATGATCAACTATATTTAGCCAAATTGTGA
- the LOC128491429 gene encoding proprotein convertase subtilisin/kexin type 5-like, with the protein MCPIVTCVESQYFNVADGKCYNCDSSCQTCFGPQALDCFSCHSGYFLDKENQCVATCPQGYFADQFSQTCEKCSDTCESCTGASDNCVSCKLDKQSVFLHEGNCLPDCPEGYFGNTEGSCEACDGSCWTCDESKTKCLSCVEGLYLENSKCLPNCSLKYFPDEEGSCKRCLAHCTICTDESTCLECSYLYLLFNGTCKATCPDGYYDDLDDGKCIPCHYSCETCSGTSEDDCETCPSDNAKLYQGRCLTDCPTGTYYNSVLRECQECHRTCATCSGPQPTDCIQCQDRLTLNPETGMCRVEGDADCPAKTFLENDLFTCSSCDHTCQSCDGPSPRNCLTCTVPYYLYKNTCVVQCPKGTYNTSEDADGLQLGFCAACHQICSTCNRGSAKHCDVCAAGYYKLLHLCILHCPPGYYKWNNQCEKCHSGCQLCGGPGLDGCLECPSDTLQVEGTTHCVTQCPERFYKYKNTCKKCHSSCKTCNDSSVQGCLTCDGGSDLKGGICYPPCEEQRYLDNDVSYPHHLCPDELIF; encoded by the exons TGGCAGATGGCAAATGCTACAATTGTGATTCATCTTGTCAGACCTGCTTTGGACCCCAAGCACTAGACTGTTTCTCCTGCCATTCTG GCTATTTCCTGGATAAAGAAAATCAATGCGTTGCTACCTGCCCACAAGGATATTTTGCAGATCAGTTTAGCCAAACCTGTGAAAAATGTTCAGATACCTGCGAAAGTTGCACAGGAGCCAGTGATAACTGTGTTTCCTGTAAACTGGATAAACAAAGCGTGTTCCTCCATGAAGGGAACTGTCTTCCTGACTGTCCAGA GGGTTACTTTGGAAACACAGAGGGCTCATGTGAAGCTTGTGATGGTTCCTGTTGGACCTGCgatgaaagcaaaacaaaatgctTGTCATGTGTGGAAGGTCTTTACTTGGAGAACAGCAAATGCCTTCCTAATTGTTCCCTGAAGTACTTTCCAGATGAAGAGGGTTCCTGCAAGCGTTGTCTGGCGCACTGCACTATCTGTACAGATGAAAGCACCTGTCTCG AATGTAGTTACTTATATCTCCTGTTTAATGGCACTTGCAAAGCTACGTGTCCTGACGGTTACTATGACGATCTTGATGATGGGAAGTGCATTCCTTGCCACTACAGTTGTGAGACTTGCTCAGGGACATCTGAAGATGATTGTGAGACCTGCCCTTCAGACAATGCCAAACTGTACCAAGGGCGATGCCTAACAGACTGCCCAACAGGAACCTATTATAACTCCGTACTAAGGGAATGTCAAG aGTGTCACAGAACTTGTGCTACATGTTCTGGTCCACAACCTACAGACTGCATTCAATGTCAAGACAGACTCACTTTGAATCCTGAAACTGGAATGTGTAGGGTGGAAGGAGATGCTGACTGCCCAGCCAAAACTTTCCTTGAGAATGATTTATTTACATGCAGTTCTTGTGATCACacctgtcagtcatgtgatggaCCTTCCCCCAGAAACTGTCTCACATGCACAGTGCCTTACTACTTATACA AAAATACTTGTGTAGTACAATGCCCAAAAGGGACATACAACACCAGTGAGGATGCTGATGGACTGCAACTTGGGTTCTGCGCTGCTTGTCACCAAATATGTTCCACATGCAACAGAGGTTCTGCCAAGCACTGTGACGTCTGTGCGGCTGGATACTACAAACTGCTTCACCTCTGCATTCTGCATTGCCCCCCAGG ATATTACAAATGGAATAACCAATGTGAAAAATGTCACTCTGGTTGCCAGCTCTGTGGTGGTCCTGGCCTGGATGGGTGCCTCGAATGTCCTTCTGACACTCTGCAGGTGGAAGGAACCACCCATTGTGTGACTCAGTGTCCTGAGAGATTTTATAAGTACAAAAACACGTGCAAGAAGTGTCACTCAAGCTGTAAGACGTGCAACG ATTCATCAGTACAAGGATGTCTGACATGTGACGGAGGAAGTGACTTGAAAGGAGGAATCTGCTACCCTCCGTGTGAAGAACAACGCTACTTAGACAATGACGTAAGTTACCCTCACCATTTGTGTCCCGATGAGTTAATATTTTAA